The Macaca thibetana thibetana isolate TM-01 chromosome 11, ASM2454274v1, whole genome shotgun sequence genome window below encodes:
- the TMPO gene encoding thymopoietin isoform X4 — protein sequence MLVSAAASPSLIKETTTACYKDIVENICGREKSGIQPLCPERSHISDQSPLSSKRKALEESESSKLISPPLAQAIRDYVNSLLVQGGTGSLPGTSNSTPPLDVENIQKRIDQSKFQETEFLSPPRKVPRLSEKSVEERDSGSVVAFQNIPGSELLPSSFAKTVVSHSLTTLGLEVSKQSQHDKIDASELSFPFHESILKVIEEEWQQVDRQLPSLACRYPVSSKEATRLLSVPKVDDEILGFISEATPPAGIQATSTESCDKQLDLALCRAYEAAASALQIATHTAFVAKAMQADISQAAQILSSDPSRTHQALGILSKTYDAASYICEAAFDEVKMAAHTMGNSTVGRRYLWLKDCKINLASKSKLASTPFKGGTLFGGEVCKVIKKRGNKH from the coding sequence ATGTTGGTCTCTGCTGCAGCTTCTCCTTCACTGATTAAAGAAACCACCACTGCTTGCTATAAAGAcatagtagaaaatatttgcgGTAGAGAAAAAAGTGGAATTCAACCGTTATGTCCTGAGAGGTCCCATATTTCAGATCAGTCGCCTCTCTCCAGTAAAAGGAAAGCACTAGAAGAGTCTGAGAGCTCAAAACTAATTTCTCCGCCACTTGCCCAGGCAATCAGAGATTATGTCAATTCTCTGTTGGTCCAGGGTGGGACAGGTAGTTTGCCTGGAACTTCTAACTCTACACCCCCACTGGATGTAGAAAACATACAGAAGAGAATTGATCAATCTAAGTTTCAAGAAACTGAATTCCTGTCTCCTCCACGAAAAGTCCCTAGACTGAGTGAGAAGTCAGTGGAGGAAAGGGATTCAGGTTCCGTTGTGGCATTTCAGAACATACCTGGATCCGAACTTTTGCCGTCTTCTTTTGCCAAAACTGTTGTCTCTCATTCACTCACTACCTTAGGTCTAGAAGTGTCTAAGCAGTCACAGCATGATAAAATAGATGCCTCAGAACTATCTTTTCCCTTCCAtgaatctattttaaaagtaattgaaGAAGAATGGCAGCAAGTTGACAGGCAGCTGCCTTCACTGGCATGCAGATATCCAGTTTCTTCCAAGGAGGCAACACGGTTATTATCAGTTCCAAAAGTAGATGATGAAATCCTAGGGTTTATTTCTGAAGCCACTCCACCAGCAGGTATTCAAGCAACCTCCACTGAGTCTTGCGATAAACAGTTGGACTTAGCACTCTGTAGAGCATATGAAGCCGCAGCATCAGCATTGCAGATTGCAACCCACACTGCCTTTGTTGCTAAGGCTATGCAGGCAGACATTAGTCAAGCTGCACAGATTCTTAGCTCAGATCCTAGTCGTACCCATCAAGCACTTGGGATTCTGAGCAAAACATATGATGCAGCCTCATATATTTGTGAAGCTGCATTTGATGAAGTGAAGATGGCTGCCCATACCATGGGAAATTCCACTGTAGGTCGTCGATACCTCTGGCTGAAAGATTGCAAAATTAATTTAGCTTCTAAGAGTAAGCTGGCTTCCACTCCCTTTAAAGGTGGAACATTATTTGGAGGAGAAGTATGCAAAGTAATTAAAAAGCGTGGAAATAAACACTAG